One window of the Candidatus Jettenia sp. genome contains the following:
- a CDS encoding Glu/Leu/Phe/Val dehydrogenase, translating to MVNGSWQTALAQLDHVSEIMMLPDSVHQLLRNFDRILTVSVPILMDNGSLRVFNGFRVQHNASRGPYKGGVRYHPELTLEDLQALAMEMTWKCSLVGVPFGGAKGGIICNPKTLSKAELERLTRRYTYAIMPIIGIEKDIPAPDINTNEQIMAWMMDTYSINNGYCTPGIVTGKPLNVGGSLGRKDAAGLGITFVIENVIKNMKMELKGLTVAIQGYGNVGSTAGKFLYESGCRIIAVSSSKGGVYNPKGLDHHALMRYYKKNGSFEHFPHAESITNETLLELPCDVLIPAALGNQITKKNAGKIQAKILVEGANGPTTPEADHILAERKIPVIPDILANAGGVIVSYFEWVQDVQCFFWCEKEINARLKNLLNQAYEEVLHVSQEKGFTLRTAAMILAIKKVADAISVRGVYP from the coding sequence ATGGTAAACGGCTCTTGGCAAACAGCGTTAGCACAGCTCGACCATGTGTCTGAAATAATGATGCTTCCCGACAGCGTTCATCAATTACTCAGAAATTTCGATCGTATATTAACTGTTTCTGTTCCCATACTGATGGACAATGGCTCTCTGAGGGTTTTCAATGGATTTCGTGTACAGCACAATGCATCACGTGGTCCCTATAAAGGAGGGGTAAGATATCATCCGGAGCTTACTCTTGAAGACTTACAAGCCCTGGCAATGGAGATGACATGGAAGTGTTCCCTGGTAGGAGTTCCGTTTGGGGGCGCTAAGGGTGGTATTATCTGTAATCCCAAAACACTTTCAAAAGCAGAGCTGGAAAGACTTACACGACGTTATACGTATGCTATTATGCCTATTATCGGTATAGAAAAAGATATTCCCGCCCCTGATATAAATACCAACGAACAAATCATGGCGTGGATGATGGATACCTATAGCATAAACAACGGTTATTGTACTCCGGGAATTGTAACAGGCAAACCACTCAATGTAGGTGGTTCTTTAGGACGGAAAGACGCAGCCGGACTTGGCATTACCTTTGTTATAGAAAATGTCATAAAAAATATGAAGATGGAGTTAAAGGGACTTACCGTAGCAATCCAGGGATACGGAAACGTTGGGTCGACCGCTGGGAAGTTCCTCTATGAATCAGGCTGCAGGATTATTGCTGTAAGCAGTTCGAAGGGAGGCGTCTATAATCCAAAGGGTTTAGATCACCATGCCCTTATGAGATATTACAAAAAAAACGGCTCTTTTGAACATTTCCCACATGCCGAAAGCATAACAAATGAAACCTTATTGGAATTACCTTGTGACGTGCTCATACCCGCAGCACTGGGAAATCAAATCACTAAAAAGAATGCGGGTAAAATACAAGCCAAGATACTTGTTGAGGGAGCCAATGGGCCAACAACACCGGAGGCGGATCATATACTTGCCGAGCGTAAAATACCGGTTATCCCTGATATACTGGCTAATGCAGGCGGTGTAATTGTCTCGTATTTCGAGTGGGTACAGGATGTACAGTGCTTTTTCTGGTGTGAGAAGGAAATAAATGCCAGACTGAAAAATCTTCTGAACCAGGCTTACGAAGAAGTCCTTCACGTTTCTCAGGAAAAGGGATTTACCCTGCGTACCGCCGCCATGATCCTGGCTATAAAAAAGGTTGCCGATGCAATTTCAGTAAGAGGTGTATATCCATAA
- a CDS encoding ferritin family protein — translation MKYENFNDGEALKLAINIEEEGLEFYSTLAKNVKDTKVKEIFSKLASDERDHLTRFQKAYHEITSSINAAEVCEDYTVDLYLKHLIDTGIFTQKDEAKRLAKEVKTDIDALKIGIQAEKDSILYYSEAARNTRHTAGKAAFEHLANEEKKHLKLLAEQINILKKTAK, via the coding sequence ATGAAATATGAAAATTTTAACGATGGAGAGGCATTAAAGCTCGCTATAAATATCGAGGAAGAAGGTCTGGAATTTTATTCCACACTGGCAAAAAATGTCAAAGATACCAAAGTAAAGGAGATATTTTCAAAACTGGCATCTGATGAGAGGGATCATCTCACACGCTTTCAAAAGGCCTACCATGAAATAACCTCTTCGATAAATGCAGCAGAGGTTTGTGAGGATTACACGGTAGACTTATATCTAAAACATCTCATCGACACAGGCATCTTTACCCAAAAAGACGAAGCGAAGAGACTTGCAAAAGAAGTAAAGACAGATATCGATGCACTGAAAATCGGTATTCAGGCAGAGAAAGATTCTATTCTTTATTACAGCGAGGCTGCAAGAAATACCAGACACACTGCGGGTAAAGCTGCATTTGAACATTTGGCAAATGAGGAGAAAAAACATCTCAAATTGCTTGCAGAACAAATAAATATATTAAAGAAAACGGCGAAGTAG
- a CDS encoding DNA-binding protein has protein sequence MKKIGILMAVITIFSFFSVTKSFAQQEMQWRGGGGWGIGSPYGRMYDLKTVETITGEVVSVDTITPMKGMGYGVHLMVKTDKEKISVHLGPGWYIENQDTKIEPKDKVEITGSRITLEGKPAIIAAEVKKGEEVLKLRDEKGFPLWSGWRRH, from the coding sequence ATGAAAAAAATTGGGATATTAATGGCCGTGATAACTATTTTTAGCTTTTTTTCCGTTACCAAATCGTTTGCTCAGCAAGAAATGCAATGGAGAGGCGGCGGTGGCTGGGGAATAGGATCCCCATATGGCAGGATGTATGATTTAAAAACCGTTGAGACTATCACAGGAGAAGTGGTGAGCGTAGATACTATTACTCCTATGAAGGGAATGGGCTATGGTGTGCATTTGATGGTAAAAACAGACAAGGAAAAAATTTCCGTCCATTTGGGACCAGGATGGTATATTGAAAATCAGGATACAAAGATCGAGCCAAAGGACAAGGTTGAGATTACTGGCTCAAGAATCACTCTTGAAGGAAAACCCGCTATTATTGCTGCTGAGGTTAAAAAAGGAGAAGAAGTACTAAAGCTTCGTGATGAAAAGGGATTTCCCCTATGGAGTGGTTGGAGAAGACACTAA
- a CDS encoding DUF4405 domain-containing protein has protein sequence MDKSKANIIIDTLMFLCMMAIVGIGMLIKFILLPGKEAAVVYGRKVDLLLFGLDRHAWGTIHLIVAFVFLGLLALHIIFHWKMIFVLYRRLSGNKVTRRIIVTLVVIVSVSLVVFPWIIKPEVQEFSKKARH, from the coding sequence ATGGATAAATCAAAAGCTAACATTATAATTGACACCTTGATGTTTCTTTGTATGATGGCAATTGTAGGGATTGGAATGCTTATAAAGTTTATCTTATTGCCTGGCAAGGAAGCCGCGGTTGTCTATGGCAGGAAAGTAGATTTGTTGTTATTTGGATTGGACCGTCATGCATGGGGGACAATTCATCTTATTGTTGCCTTCGTCTTTTTAGGTTTACTGGCGCTTCATATAATTTTTCATTGGAAGATGATATTTGTGTTGTACCGCAGATTATCAGGAAACAAGGTCACAAGAAGGATCATTGTTACCCTTGTTGTCATTGTTAGCGTTTCTCTTGTGGTTTTCCCCTGGATTATAAAACCAGAAGTGCAGGAGTTCAGCAAAAAGGCAAGGCATTAA
- a CDS encoding cytochrome B6, with protein MRQRIVHYRSLLLILCVTLLTALSLLYGQEEKPVKTSTKEEKGVKMITQKKKTVKNSYLPVAVTEPFNDMMARMKADKPAIMKRHMDILNERYELSNNPAKDITMSRGKPIQQGIRAKLLTEMTWENLAAMTPEEIREKNLFPKGFMPLPHPNHTEGGMVFPKFHIDEIKNQEGRDLTRFDLDFDLPDHFLPEFPPPIFLTTRPDLGDVSQGKVVTIANFYELFNGILNPKQIEGLRLLVTPFPQQQFNQTEDRRSELPSRGVSCFECHVNGHTNGSTHLVGDIRPQEFRHRLDTPSLRGVNIQRLFGSQRALKSIEDFTEFEQRAAYFDGDPVIATKKGVNVLERGSQVHFMAEFQELLDFPPAPKLNIYGMLDPKKATEAEMRGQGIFFGKAKCSICHQPPYYTDNMMHNLKAERFYKPQMINGLMASADGPIKTFPLRGIKDSPPYLHDGRLLTLEDAIEFFNLILETQLTKEEKEDLLAFLRTL; from the coding sequence ATGAGGCAAAGAATAGTACATTATCGAAGCTTGCTGTTGATCCTATGTGTTACGTTACTCACTGCCCTTAGTTTGCTATACGGTCAGGAAGAAAAACCCGTAAAGACCAGTACCAAGGAAGAAAAAGGTGTAAAGATGATTACACAAAAAAAGAAAACGGTAAAGAATAGTTACTTACCAGTGGCCGTAACTGAGCCATTTAATGATATGATGGCCAGAATGAAAGCTGATAAACCCGCGATAATGAAGCGCCATATGGATATACTGAACGAACGTTATGAATTAAGCAATAACCCTGCGAAAGATATTACCATGTCCCGGGGAAAGCCTATTCAGCAAGGTATACGGGCCAAACTTCTCACGGAAATGACCTGGGAAAACCTAGCAGCTATGACACCGGAAGAAATCCGCGAAAAGAATCTCTTCCCGAAAGGATTTATGCCGCTTCCTCATCCAAATCATACTGAAGGTGGTATGGTTTTCCCAAAATTCCACATCGATGAGATCAAGAATCAAGAGGGAAGAGACCTCACCCGTTTTGATTTAGATTTCGATTTGCCAGATCATTTTTTACCGGAGTTTCCGCCACCAATATTTTTAACTACACGTCCTGACTTAGGTGATGTATCTCAGGGCAAGGTCGTGACTATTGCCAATTTCTACGAACTGTTCAATGGAATATTAAACCCTAAACAAATTGAGGGCTTGAGGTTGTTGGTAACGCCTTTTCCACAGCAACAATTCAACCAGACAGAAGATCGTCGGTCGGAACTGCCAAGTCGTGGGGTTAGTTGCTTTGAATGCCATGTGAATGGACATACCAACGGTAGTACCCATCTTGTTGGCGATATCCGTCCACAGGAATTTCGCCATCGTCTCGATACCCCTTCCCTCCGAGGAGTAAACATCCAGAGATTATTCGGGTCACAACGAGCCTTAAAAAGTATTGAAGACTTTACAGAATTTGAACAGCGAGCTGCTTATTTTGATGGCGACCCGGTCATTGCTACAAAAAAGGGCGTCAATGTTCTCGAGCGGGGCAGTCAAGTACATTTCATGGCAGAATTTCAGGAATTATTAGATTTCCCACCAGCGCCCAAATTGAATATTTATGGTATGCTCGACCCAAAAAAGGCAACAGAGGCGGAGATGCGGGGGCAAGGTATATTTTTTGGTAAAGCAAAATGTTCCATTTGCCATCAACCTCCTTACTATACTGATAACATGATGCATAACCTTAAAGCAGAGCGTTTTTATAAACCGCAGATGATTAATGGGCTTATGGCAAGTGCTGATGGCCCGATTAAGACATTTCCGCTCCGTGGTATCAAAGACTCACCACCCTACCTGCATGACGGAAGATTACTAACCCTGGAGGATGCGATTGAGTTCTTTAACTTAATTCTTGAAACACAACTTACAAAGGAAGAAAAAGAAGATCTCTTAGCCTTTTTGAGGACACTATAA
- a CDS encoding superoxide dismutase, translating into MNRREFLTLTGAAAGAVVLCNFNNPLFAQIIEEEKAMSYTAKDYSKLIGMEGFSETILKNHFTLYQGYVTNTNKVLDTLNQMLKEGKTATPEFSELKRRLGWEFNGMRLHEYYFENLGGKSGINKEGKLAKKMAEDFGDYATWEKDFRAVGAMRGIGWAVLYQDNTNGKLINFWINEHDVSHPAGCNPLLILDVFEHAFMLDYGLKRADYLEAFFKNINWSVVEARLK; encoded by the coding sequence ATGAACAGGCGTGAATTTTTAACCTTAACAGGTGCAGCAGCAGGAGCTGTTGTATTGTGTAATTTTAATAACCCCTTATTTGCACAAATAATAGAGGAGGAAAAAGCTATGTCATATACTGCAAAAGATTATTCAAAGCTTATTGGAATGGAAGGATTTAGCGAGACAATTTTAAAAAATCATTTTACACTCTACCAGGGATATGTAACAAACACGAATAAAGTTCTTGATACCCTTAATCAGATGTTAAAAGAAGGGAAGACAGCAACCCCTGAATTTTCTGAGTTAAAGAGAAGGCTTGGCTGGGAATTCAATGGAATGCGATTGCATGAATATTACTTTGAAAATCTCGGTGGAAAAAGCGGTATTAATAAAGAGGGGAAGCTTGCAAAAAAAATGGCAGAGGACTTCGGCGATTATGCGACATGGGAAAAAGACTTCAGAGCAGTAGGAGCAATGCGAGGTATTGGATGGGCTGTTCTCTATCAGGATAATACCAATGGGAAACTTATCAACTTCTGGATAAACGAACACGATGTTTCCCACCCTGCCGGATGCAATCCTCTTTTGATCCTGGATGTATTTGAACATGCCTTTATGCTTGATTACGGTCTCAAGAGGGCCGATTATCTCGAGGCATTTTTCAAGAATATTAACTGGTCTGTAGTAGAAGCAAGATTGAAATAA
- a CDS encoding GlsB/YeaQ/YmgE family stress response membrane protein — translation MYLIIWIISGIVAGWLTGLIIRGRGFGLMGDLIIGILGGILGGWLFAVFGLLVIGIIGNIIAAVIGGIVLVAIIRILRRA, via the coding sequence ATGTACCTTATCATTTGGATTATTAGCGGTATTGTTGCAGGCTGGCTCACAGGACTCATAATACGAGGAAGAGGTTTTGGCCTCATGGGAGACTTGATTATCGGGATATTGGGAGGTATTCTTGGAGGATGGCTGTTTGCCGTGTTTGGTCTCCTCGTTATTGGCATAATTGGAAACATCATCGCAGCTGTAATTGGAGGTATCGTGTTGGTCGCTATTATTCGTATCCTGCGACGAGCATAG
- a CDS encoding flavin reductase family protein, with translation MKKSLGAKTIVYPTPVFIIGTYDKAGKPNAMNVAWGGLCCSSPPSIAISLRKATYTYGNITERKAFTVNIPSQTHAKEADYFGIASGSKEDKFATTKLTPVKSDLADAPYIKEFPLVLECKLTHTIEIGLHTQFIGEILDVKAEESVLGEDGLIDMEKLHPMLYAPDIRAYYGVGEYLGKAFSIGKQL, from the coding sequence ATGAAAAAGTCTTTAGGCGCAAAGACCATAGTATATCCAACCCCGGTATTTATTATCGGAACTTATGATAAGGCTGGAAAACCAAATGCAATGAACGTTGCATGGGGTGGTCTTTGCTGTTCCAGTCCACCAAGTATCGCAATCTCCCTTCGGAAAGCAACGTATACGTATGGGAATATTACAGAACGGAAGGCCTTTACTGTAAACATTCCTTCTCAAACCCATGCAAAGGAGGCAGATTATTTTGGGATTGCGTCCGGAAGCAAAGAGGATAAATTCGCCACAACAAAACTTACTCCTGTTAAAAGCGACCTTGCAGACGCTCCTTACATTAAGGAATTTCCTCTTGTTTTAGAATGTAAACTAACACATACCATTGAAATAGGATTGCACACTCAATTTATTGGAGAAATCCTGGATGTCAAAGCTGAAGAATCTGTACTTGGAGAAGACGGATTGATCGATATGGAAAAATTACACCCGATGTTATATGCACCTGATATCCGTGCCTATTATGGAGTTGGTGAATATCTCGGAAAGGCTTTCTCCATAGGTAAACAGCTTTAA
- a CDS encoding YbaK/EbsC family protein translates to MPVKRLKEFLDSHNVKYITISHSRIFTAEETAKSAHIPRREFAKTVITKIGGKIVMCVLPASRRVNLDLLKNVAESCNVALANEKEFKDLFPLCEIGAMPPFGNLYGMDVFVDETLSKGEEIAFNAGSHRELIMMAYRDFDRLVKPKVTKFSIEI, encoded by the coding sequence ATGCCAGTAAAACGTTTAAAAGAATTTTTAGATTCTCATAATGTTAAGTATATCACCATCAGCCACTCCCGCATTTTTACTGCTGAAGAGACTGCAAAATCTGCTCACATTCCCAGGAGAGAATTTGCCAAAACAGTTATAACTAAAATCGGAGGGAAAATTGTCATGTGCGTTCTTCCTGCTTCACGGAGGGTAAACCTCGATCTTTTGAAGAATGTTGCAGAATCATGTAATGTAGCGCTAGCTAATGAGAAGGAGTTTAAAGATCTGTTTCCCTTATGTGAAATTGGCGCCATGCCACCTTTCGGCAATCTTTATGGAATGGATGTTTTTGTGGATGAAACCTTGTCGAAAGGTGAGGAGATAGCATTCAATGCCGGTTCTCATAGGGAACTTATTATGATGGCATATAGGGACTTCGATAGATTGGTAAAACCAAAAGTAACAAAATTTTCAATTGAGATATAA
- a CDS encoding ferritin family protein: MSNDIKSILETAISEEKKAHQFYLNLALQMKDRGARLKFEIMSAIELKHYEFLQSWYQEKFQHMPVLPETTELKIVRPEIPAKTALFDEAIKIIMDTERRAYEFYKNACEVSTHASDKEAFRMLANMELSHYEQFRTEYNYMTETTIRFASEDIPWMMEVY; the protein is encoded by the coding sequence ATGTCAAACGATATTAAAAGTATTTTAGAAACAGCTATTTCAGAAGAAAAAAAAGCCCATCAATTCTATTTAAATTTAGCGCTTCAGATGAAAGACAGGGGTGCACGCCTCAAATTTGAAATCATGTCTGCTATCGAATTGAAACACTACGAATTCCTGCAATCCTGGTATCAGGAGAAATTTCAGCACATGCCCGTATTGCCGGAAACAACGGAACTTAAGATTGTACGGCCTGAAATTCCAGCCAAAACAGCACTATTTGATGAGGCCATTAAAATTATTATGGATACAGAACGAAGGGCTTATGAATTTTACAAGAATGCCTGTGAGGTCTCAACACATGCGAGTGACAAGGAAGCATTTCGTATGCTTGCTAACATGGAACTATCTCATTACGAGCAATTCCGGACAGAGTATAACTATATGACGGAAACCACTATTCGCTTTGCCAGCGAAGATATTCCATGGATGATGGAGGTATATTAA
- a CDS encoding DUF3047 domain-containing protein has product MKIFLSAILFIVTITGISTQCTAEQTMLIEDFEHGLKPQWRSRTIHGKTQYRIIKTENNYVLKAESTASASALIYRYQYNLKEYPILTWRWKVTNVIKKGNIMTKGGGDCAARIYVVFPSWFLLLTRSISYVWTNKLIKGKYFPSPFHSKSIIVAVESGSENIGKWVTEQRNVYEDFKKVFREEPPLVGGIAIMTDTDNTGESVTAYYDDIKIGKP; this is encoded by the coding sequence ATGAAAATATTCCTATCAGCAATCCTGTTCATCGTAACGATTACAGGTATCTCCACACAGTGTACCGCTGAGCAAACCATGCTTATTGAAGATTTTGAGCATGGATTAAAACCTCAATGGAGAAGCAGGACGATCCACGGAAAGACTCAATACCGCATTATCAAAACGGAAAACAACTACGTATTAAAAGCTGAAAGCACAGCCTCGGCATCGGCTTTAATTTATCGATATCAATATAACCTTAAGGAATATCCTATATTAACGTGGAGATGGAAAGTAACAAATGTTATTAAAAAAGGCAATATAATGACTAAGGGAGGTGGTGATTGCGCAGCAAGGATATATGTTGTATTTCCCTCCTGGTTTTTGTTATTAACAAGAAGTATCAGCTACGTCTGGACAAACAAGCTCATAAAAGGAAAATATTTTCCAAGCCCGTTTCATTCAAAGTCAATTATAGTTGCAGTTGAAAGCGGAAGCGAAAATATAGGAAAATGGGTTACAGAACAAAGGAATGTTTACGAAGATTTTAAGAAGGTTTTTAGGGAAGAGCCACCGCTCGTAGGGGGGATAGCTATCATGACAGATACGGACAATACAGGAGAATCAGTTACCGCTTATTATGATGATATAAAGATCGGGAAGCCATAA
- a CDS encoding TVP38/TMEM64 family protein, translating to MIMKDKKSIIKFGILIMIIGSIFLVFRYTSLSQYIQKDKLLYILNQLRGHWWGPIAFIFFYGVGCIVAIPGSLLTLLGGMVFGVVWGTMYNLIAANLGATFAFLMARYFGRDFVAKLVKGKVEKYEKKIAGHGFRFIFTLRLIPIIPFNGLNIGAGLSGIKYRDYLLGSALGMIPDTFIYTYFADSLFQGATGSWKKALINLIIAGSLLILISLIPILYKRFKKGENYG from the coding sequence ATGATAATGAAGGATAAGAAATCAATAATAAAGTTCGGCATACTCATAATGATTATTGGCAGTATATTTCTTGTGTTCAGGTATACCTCTTTATCACAATACATTCAGAAAGATAAACTTCTGTATATCCTTAACCAGCTCAGAGGACATTGGTGGGGCCCTATTGCTTTTATCTTTTTTTATGGAGTCGGATGTATTGTTGCAATCCCCGGTTCGCTCTTAACGTTATTAGGCGGGATGGTATTTGGGGTGGTATGGGGAACGATGTATAATTTAATTGCTGCTAACCTCGGCGCTACCTTTGCATTTCTTATGGCGAGGTATTTTGGTCGGGACTTTGTAGCTAAACTTGTGAAAGGGAAGGTAGAGAAATACGAGAAAAAGATAGCCGGTCATGGTTTCCGATTTATATTCACGTTGCGATTGATACCTATAATTCCTTTCAACGGACTTAATATCGGCGCAGGTCTTTCCGGCATTAAATATCGTGATTACTTACTGGGTTCTGCCCTGGGTATGATACCAGACACGTTTATTTATACCTATTTTGCAGATTCACTCTTTCAAGGGGCAACGGGGAGTTGGAAAAAAGCGCTTATTAATCTGATAATCGCAGGCTCACTCCTGATACTCATTTCGCTAATACCAATTCTCTATAAAAGGTTTAAAAAAGGAGAAAATTATGGCTGA
- a CDS encoding mercuric reductase, with amino-acid sequence MADFDLTIIGGGVGGLNVASGAVQLGARVALIEKNKLGGDCLYSGCVPTKTLLRSAKIAWLMRRTKEYGLDEMPFSFDFKNVMNHKRDVITKISTHDDPKRFENMGIKVFFGNGRFIDPHTFELNSHRIISRKFVIATGSRAIAIPIKGLEEIKYLTNESALELDYLPGSIIILGAGPIGLEFAQIFARFGTKVTIVEKMGHILPHEDKEVADTLTSILREEGIEIHTHCDVDSVKQEGNQKLVAVRSNGQERIFCANDFMIAIGRTPNTDGLNLEAAGVKTEKKAIAVNKYMRTTAKNIWACGDVTGQYLFTHTAEYQAGLVIQNALIPLVKRKADYRVVPWVTFTDPELGRVGLTEDEARKKYHQIKVYTYDIKDLDKAIIEGEEKGIVKIVCTSRGMLLGAHALAPQGGEIVHEFILAMKNNLRVRNIADAIHVYPTFALAVKRTTDKYYAEKLFSGWVPKVTRKLIRWFG; translated from the coding sequence ATGGCTGATTTCGATCTCACAATAATTGGCGGCGGGGTCGGTGGATTAAATGTAGCAAGCGGAGCTGTTCAGCTTGGAGCCAGGGTTGCCCTTATTGAGAAAAACAAGCTGGGTGGAGACTGCCTCTATTCCGGATGTGTTCCTACAAAAACACTACTTCGTTCTGCAAAGATAGCCTGGCTTATGAGAAGGACTAAAGAGTATGGTTTAGACGAGATGCCTTTTTCATTTGATTTTAAGAACGTTATGAACCATAAGAGGGATGTGATAACAAAAATTAGCACGCATGATGACCCAAAAAGATTTGAGAACATGGGAATAAAAGTCTTTTTTGGTAACGGGAGATTTATCGATCCTCATACCTTTGAACTGAATAGTCATAGAATTATCAGTAGAAAATTTGTTATCGCTACAGGATCACGGGCAATTGCTATCCCGATTAAAGGACTTGAGGAGATCAAATATTTAACTAATGAAAGTGCCCTTGAGTTAGATTATTTACCCGGATCAATAATTATATTGGGAGCCGGACCTATAGGGCTTGAGTTTGCACAAATATTTGCAAGATTTGGTACCAAAGTAACTATTGTAGAAAAAATGGGGCACATTTTACCCCATGAGGATAAGGAGGTTGCCGATACTCTGACGTCCATCCTCAGGGAGGAGGGAATTGAGATACACACACATTGTGATGTAGATAGTGTAAAACAAGAAGGGAATCAAAAACTAGTAGCAGTCAGAAGCAACGGACAGGAAAGGATATTTTGTGCTAACGATTTTATGATTGCTATCGGGCGTACACCAAATACCGACGGGCTCAATCTTGAAGCTGCCGGAGTTAAGACAGAAAAGAAGGCAATTGCGGTAAATAAGTATATGCGCACTACTGCTAAGAATATATGGGCATGTGGGGATGTAACAGGGCAGTACCTGTTTACCCATACAGCAGAATATCAGGCGGGTCTTGTAATACAAAATGCCTTGATCCCTCTTGTGAAAAGAAAAGCAGACTATCGTGTGGTTCCGTGGGTTACTTTTACCGATCCTGAACTGGGACGGGTAGGGTTAACTGAAGATGAGGCACGAAAAAAATATCATCAGATAAAGGTATATACGTATGATATAAAAGATTTAGACAAGGCAATTATCGAAGGTGAAGAGAAGGGGATTGTTAAGATTGTTTGCACCAGCAGAGGCATGCTATTAGGCGCTCATGCCCTTGCGCCACAGGGAGGGGAAATAGTACATGAATTTATTCTGGCAATGAAGAATAACCTGAGGGTGAGAAATATTGCCGATGCGATCCATGTCTATCCAACATTTGCTCTGGCAGTGAAAAGGACAACAGATAAGTACTATGCCGAAAAGCTATTCTCAGGATGGGTTCCCAAAGTTACCAGAAAGCTAATACGCTGGTTTGGATAA
- a CDS encoding glucose 1-dehydrogenase → MRRLEGKNALITGATSGIGYAIAVRFSQEGANVAINYRQDDEKVEDVLSTVRNICLSVKGFGCKDLVVQGDVSKEDDVVRMFREVITEWGRLDIMINNAGIQKSSISHENDMRDFDKVIAVNLRGAYLCAREAIKHFLSREGGGVILNNSSVHEIIPKPNYLSYAISKGGMGNLTRTLALEYAGRGIRVNAVGPGAIITPINKAWTDDPNRRAEVERHIPMGRSGTPEEIAAVFAFLASDDASYITGQTIYACGGLTLYPDFRKDWSSGG, encoded by the coding sequence ATGAGAAGATTAGAAGGAAAAAACGCTCTGATAACAGGCGCAACCTCAGGCATTGGCTATGCTATTGCTGTCCGATTTTCACAAGAGGGCGCAAATGTCGCTATTAATTATCGCCAAGATGATGAAAAAGTTGAAGATGTCCTGTCTACTGTCCGAAATATCTGTCTATCGGTAAAGGGTTTTGGCTGTAAGGATCTCGTGGTTCAGGGCGATGTATCAAAAGAGGATGATGTGGTAAGAATGTTTCGCGAGGTTATAACAGAATGGGGTAGATTGGATATTATGATAAATAATGCAGGTATCCAGAAATCAAGCATAAGCCATGAGAACGATATGAGAGATTTTGACAAGGTTATAGCGGTTAATCTTCGTGGCGCTTATTTATGTGCCCGCGAGGCAATAAAGCATTTCTTATCCCGCGAAGGTGGTGGAGTAATCCTCAACAACTCCAGCGTTCACGAAATTATTCCTAAACCTAATTATCTCAGTTACGCCATTAGTAAAGGCGGCATGGGAAATCTAACCAGGACTCTGGCATTGGAATATGCGGGCAGAGGAATACGGGTCAATGCTGTAGGTCCGGGGGCAATCATTACTCCCATAAATAAAGCCTGGACTGATGACCCGAATCGGCGGGCGGAAGTGGAAAGACATATTCCTATGGGTCGTTCCGGAACCCCTGAAGAAATTGCTGCTGTATTTGCCTTTTTGGCTTCGGATGATGCTTCGTATATTACCGGCCAAACCATATACGCCTGCGGCGGACTTACTCTTTATCCGGATTTTCGTAAAGACTGGTCCTCTGGTGGATAA